A region from the Geobacillus vulcani PSS1 genome encodes:
- a CDS encoding response regulator: protein MKQTSAPDPLRIKVLIADDNSFVREGLRIILSTYDEFDVVATVSDGKEAVEYCRHHEVDIALLDVRMPNMNGVEATKLICEQTKAKPLILTTFDDDEYIMDAIQYGAKGYFLKNTDPERIREAIKAVYHGQVVMQEVVMEKIKSNLKEEKGPTPKIDKRLFTERELDIMALIAKGLSNKEIASQLFISEGTVANYITSIFNKTGLQHRTQIAVYYLTGKIG, encoded by the coding sequence ATGAAACAGACCTCTGCGCCCGATCCGCTGCGGATCAAAGTGCTCATTGCCGATGACAATTCCTTTGTCCGCGAAGGGCTGCGGATCATCTTAAGCACGTATGACGAGTTTGATGTCGTCGCGACCGTAAGTGATGGGAAAGAGGCGGTGGAATATTGCCGGCATCATGAGGTCGATATTGCGTTATTGGATGTGCGCATGCCGAACATGAACGGCGTCGAAGCGACGAAGCTCATCTGTGAGCAGACGAAGGCAAAGCCGCTGATTTTGACGACGTTTGATGATGATGAGTACATTATGGATGCCATCCAATACGGCGCAAAGGGATATTTTTTAAAAAATACCGATCCAGAGCGAATCCGGGAAGCGATCAAAGCCGTTTATCACGGTCAAGTGGTCATGCAAGAGGTGGTCATGGAAAAAATCAAGTCCAATCTCAAAGAAGAAAAAGGACCGACGCCGAAAATCGACAAACGTCTGTTTACTGAGCGAGAGTTGGACATTATGGCGCTCATTGCGAAAGGGCTTTCGAATAAAGAAATTGCCAGCCAGCTATTTATCTCCGAGGGAACGGTGGCTAATTACATTACGTCCATTTTCAATAAAACGGGATTGCAGCATCGAACGCAAATCGCTGTTTATTACCTGACGGGGAAAATCGGTTGA
- a CDS encoding ABC transporter permease — translation MNIVRIAVKEIKSDFRDARTLFFMLLFPIVLMFILGTALSHAFQWTISIGEVRVFYKDQTAGQLSASIHAMAQEAKKAHIDFQKVPDDMNGKQAVQEGKADGYVEIGLHGVELYTNERNQIKGGLVEGAMAAFVGQYQLAMAVSQGQPGSFQPNRNPHEEYIQERSLRSKRKPGAMDYYAVAMTTMIALYSALPGSSLLRGERTRKTADRLLAAPVRKSEIFIGKLAGNIVANFLCVAVVILFSKLVFHAYWGRHFSLVYLLLLTEVVLAISFGLGMSYLARTEGAARTMAMVLIQLASFFGGAYFPIDETKWFAHLSPLSWMNETIFKMVYANDVSSVVPTMLLNVGLAALFLLIAVASVARREGL, via the coding sequence TTGAATATTGTTCGGATCGCGGTAAAGGAGATCAAAAGCGATTTTCGTGATGCCCGGACGCTGTTTTTCATGCTGCTGTTTCCGATCGTACTCATGTTCATCTTAGGAACAGCCCTTTCTCACGCGTTCCAATGGACGATTTCCATCGGTGAGGTACGCGTCTTCTACAAAGACCAAACAGCCGGGCAGTTGTCGGCATCTATTCACGCCATGGCTCAAGAGGCGAAGAAAGCCCATATCGATTTTCAAAAGGTGCCGGACGATATGAATGGAAAGCAAGCGGTTCAGGAAGGAAAAGCCGATGGATACGTCGAGATCGGCCTACACGGAGTTGAATTGTACACCAATGAACGCAACCAGATCAAAGGGGGCCTTGTTGAGGGGGCGATGGCCGCGTTTGTGGGCCAATATCAGCTGGCCATGGCCGTTTCGCAAGGGCAGCCGGGTTCGTTTCAGCCCAATCGAAATCCGCATGAGGAGTACATTCAAGAACGATCGCTGCGTTCCAAACGAAAACCGGGGGCGATGGATTATTATGCGGTGGCGATGACGACCATGATCGCTTTGTATAGCGCATTGCCTGGCAGCTCTTTGTTGCGGGGAGAGCGGACGCGGAAGACGGCTGACCGCCTTTTGGCGGCTCCTGTTCGCAAAAGCGAGATTTTTATTGGAAAACTGGCCGGAAACATCGTGGCGAATTTTCTTTGTGTGGCCGTAGTGATCTTGTTTAGTAAACTTGTTTTTCACGCGTATTGGGGGCGTCACTTCAGTCTCGTGTATTTGCTTCTGTTGACTGAGGTGGTATTGGCCATAAGCTTTGGGCTAGGGATGAGCTATCTGGCAAGGACAGAAGGAGCAGCGCGAACGATGGCGATGGTCCTCATTCAGCTCGCTTCTTTTTTCGGGGGTGCTTATTTTCCGATCGATGAAACGAAGTGGTTTGCTCATTTGTCGCCGCTTTCTTGGATGAATGAAACGATTTTTAAAATGGTATATGCCAACGATGTGTCCAGCGTGGTTCCAACCATGCTTCTCAATGTCGGTCTAGCGGCGTTGTTTTTATTGATCGCGGTGGCGTCTGTAGCGAGACGGGAGGGATTATAG
- a CDS encoding DsbA family oxidoreductase, with product MKIEVWSDFVCPFCYIGKRRLEQALEQFPHRNDVMVVFRSFELDPNAPNETPLTIHEIIAKKYGITVEEAKRANADIGRQAEAVGLTFRFETMKPTNTFDAHRLAQYAKEKGKLDDVVERLFFAYFTESKRISDRAVLLDIAEAAGLDRSETEAVLHGGRYTEQVRNDEAEAARLGVRGVPFFVLNGKYAISGAQPVDVFRRALETVWEEEQQASPLRPLADEGGACTDGNCSIDEKLAR from the coding sequence ATGAAAATTGAAGTATGGTCCGATTTTGTCTGTCCGTTTTGCTATATCGGCAAGCGCCGTTTGGAACAAGCGCTGGAACAGTTTCCGCACCGAAACGACGTGATGGTCGTCTTCCGCAGCTTTGAGCTCGACCCGAACGCCCCAAATGAGACGCCGCTGACGATCCATGAAATCATTGCCAAAAAATACGGAATTACCGTGGAGGAAGCGAAGCGGGCAAACGCGGATATCGGCAGGCAGGCGGAAGCGGTCGGCTTGACGTTCCGCTTCGAGACGATGAAGCCGACGAATACGTTTGACGCTCATCGCTTGGCGCAATACGCAAAGGAAAAAGGGAAGCTTGATGATGTCGTCGAACGGCTGTTTTTCGCGTATTTCACCGAATCAAAGCGAATCAGCGACCGCGCTGTGCTCCTTGACATCGCGGAAGCGGCCGGGCTTGACCGAAGCGAGACGGAAGCGGTGCTTCATGGCGGCCGCTACACGGAGCAAGTGCGAAACGATGAAGCGGAAGCGGCCCGACTTGGCGTCCGCGGTGTGCCGTTTTTCGTGCTGAATGGAAAGTATGCCATTTCTGGGGCTCAGCCGGTTGATGTGTTCCGGCGGGCGCTAGAAACAGTGTGGGAGGAGGAACAACAAGCTTCGCCGTTGCGGCCGCTCGCTGACGAAGGCGGGGCATGCACGGACGGCAACTGCTCGATCGACGAAAAACTCGCTCGTTAA
- a CDS encoding S8 family serine peptidase, whose product MFGYSIVQLARRHAGRLDRPLRHALVSMYKPMTRMPCIFHRWMERWLRKWRRLSVLIEVENAEGMEAVAKAERDHFRMTVRHHFRHVPFYSARVTPAALEQLLEHPKVKKVYLNRTVKALLNNAVPSANAKHVTVNGTELSGKGVTIAIVDTGLYPHPDLEGRIVAFADLVNGRTAPYDDNGHGTHCAGDAAGNGRMSDGLYAGPAYEANVVGVKVLDRSGSGTLETIMRGIEWCIDYNKDNPDKRIHIISLSLGGEPQPFPAENDDPLVQVAERAWEQGIVVCAAAGNEGPNYGTISSPGISDRIITVGALDDRNTGETRADDDVASFSSRGPTEYGVTKPDLAVPGVNIISLRAPRSFLDKMNKQSRVGDHYISMSGTSMATPICAGIVALMLQAKPTATPDEIKQALKDGADLWKGRDPNVYGAGYVNAKRAVERLLQR is encoded by the coding sequence ATGTTTGGCTATTCCATCGTCCAGTTGGCCCGCCGCCATGCGGGGCGTCTTGACCGTCCTCTCCGTCACGCGCTGGTCAGTATGTACAAACCGATGACGCGCATGCCGTGCATTTTTCACCGTTGGATGGAGCGGTGGCTGCGGAAATGGCGGAGGCTTTCCGTCTTGATTGAAGTCGAAAATGCTGAAGGGATGGAGGCAGTGGCCAAGGCGGAACGCGATCATTTCCGTATGACAGTACGCCACCATTTTCGCCATGTTCCCTTCTACAGCGCAAGGGTGACACCTGCGGCGCTCGAGCAGCTGCTTGAGCATCCAAAAGTGAAAAAAGTGTATCTTAACCGCACCGTCAAAGCGTTATTAAACAACGCCGTGCCATCGGCGAATGCGAAACACGTCACCGTCAATGGAACCGAGCTGAGCGGCAAAGGGGTGACGATTGCGATTGTCGACACCGGCCTTTACCCGCACCCGGATTTAGAAGGACGGATTGTGGCGTTTGCTGATTTGGTGAATGGCCGCACGGCACCGTATGATGACAATGGTCACGGAACGCATTGCGCCGGCGATGCGGCCGGAAACGGGCGCATGTCGGACGGGCTGTATGCCGGACCGGCGTATGAGGCGAATGTCGTGGGCGTCAAAGTGCTCGACCGCTCGGGAAGCGGAACGTTAGAAACCATTATGCGCGGCATCGAATGGTGCATTGATTACAACAAGGACAACCCGGACAAGCGCATTCATATCATTTCTTTGTCGCTTGGCGGGGAGCCGCAGCCGTTCCCGGCCGAAAATGATGATCCGCTCGTGCAAGTCGCGGAGCGGGCGTGGGAGCAGGGGATTGTCGTCTGTGCGGCAGCCGGAAATGAGGGGCCAAATTACGGGACGATTTCAAGCCCGGGTATTAGCGACCGCATCATTACCGTTGGAGCTCTTGATGACCGTAATACGGGGGAAACGCGCGCCGACGATGACGTGGCGTCGTTTTCGAGCCGAGGGCCGACCGAGTACGGGGTGACCAAACCGGATCTCGCCGTTCCCGGGGTCAACATTATATCGCTTCGCGCCCCGCGTTCATTTCTTGACAAGATGAATAAGCAAAGCCGGGTCGGTGACCATTATATATCGATGTCTGGTACATCAATGGCGACGCCGATTTGCGCCGGTATTGTCGCGTTGATGCTTCAGGCGAAACCAACTGCGACGCCGGATGAAATCAAGCAGGCGTTAAAAGACGGCGCCGATTTGTGGAAAGGGCGCGACCCGAACGTATATGGGGCGGGTTACGTGAATGCGAAGCGGGCTGTCGAGCGGCTGCTGCAGCGCTAG
- a CDS encoding N-acetylmuramoyl-L-alanine amidase family protein, which yields MINIFLDPGHGGNDTGAVGNGLREKDITLFIALELRRLLQSEYEGVSVQLSRTNDETVSLNERTERANRWGADVYISIHVNAGGGTGYEDYIYHRLDEDSLAARIRDAIHEEVVKATGFRDRGKKRANFHVLRETAMPAVLTENGFIDREEDARKLNDTRFLRMVARGHVNGLERALGLRKKQKTALTRVIVDGTQVGAFAERENVLRQVERHLGRARQIVLEQVRE from the coding sequence ATGATCAACATTTTTCTTGATCCTGGGCACGGCGGGAACGACACCGGCGCGGTCGGCAATGGATTGCGAGAGAAGGACATCACGCTGTTCATCGCCTTGGAGCTGCGCCGCCTTTTGCAAAGTGAGTACGAAGGAGTTTCGGTGCAGCTGAGCCGGACCAACGATGAGACGGTCTCGCTCAACGAGCGGACGGAGCGGGCCAACCGCTGGGGAGCCGATGTGTACATTTCCATTCACGTAAATGCGGGTGGGGGCACTGGATATGAAGATTATATTTATCATCGGCTCGATGAGGATTCTCTAGCGGCTCGCATTCGCGATGCCATTCACGAAGAAGTCGTCAAAGCCACAGGATTTCGCGACCGCGGGAAAAAGAGAGCAAATTTTCATGTGTTGCGGGAGACCGCGATGCCAGCTGTGCTCACGGAGAACGGATTTATTGATCGAGAAGAGGATGCGAGAAAACTGAATGATACCCGTTTTTTGCGCATGGTCGCCCGCGGGCATGTGAATGGGTTGGAACGGGCGCTTGGGCTGCGGAAAAAACAAAAAACAGCATTGACCCGCGTCATTGTCGATGGGACGCAAGTCGGCGCATTTGCCGAACGGGAAAACGTGCTTCGTCAAGTCGAGCGGCATTTAGGGAGAGCCAGACAGATTGTGCTTGAACAGGTGAGAGAATGA
- a CDS encoding daunorubicin resistance protein DrrA family ABC transporter ATP-binding protein — protein MNMLEIKQVTKKFGDFIAVDHMSLSVAEGEIFGFLGANGAGKSTTINMIAGLLRPNAGEIRILGKDITRHRQFAKRQIGIVPQEIAIYENLTAYENVEFFAGLYGLRGAELRQRVEEALEFVGLSDKRKRYPKHFSGGMKRRLNIACAIAHRPKLIIMDEPTVGIDPQSRNDILASVKKLNDMGCTIIYTSHYMEEVEEICTRIAIIDHGKIIAEGTKEQLEAMITDTKDIWIEIRGMDQLNKQHLQDIPGVKAVQCEENMIKISSDINVNNLNQIVQCLINDGVEIRSLEDQSPNLETVFLTLTGRNLRDS, from the coding sequence GTGAACATGTTGGAAATCAAGCAGGTCACGAAAAAATTTGGCGACTTCATTGCGGTGGATCATATGTCCCTCTCTGTCGCCGAAGGAGAAATCTTTGGCTTTCTCGGAGCCAACGGAGCGGGAAAAAGCACCACGATCAATATGATTGCCGGGTTGCTGCGCCCGAACGCAGGTGAAATCAGGATTCTCGGCAAGGACATCACTAGGCACCGCCAGTTTGCCAAACGACAGATCGGCATCGTGCCTCAAGAAATCGCCATCTATGAAAATTTGACGGCGTATGAGAATGTAGAGTTCTTTGCCGGATTGTATGGACTGCGCGGCGCGGAGCTGCGCCAGCGGGTGGAAGAGGCGCTTGAGTTTGTTGGCTTGAGTGATAAACGCAAACGTTATCCGAAGCATTTCTCAGGCGGGATGAAACGGAGGCTCAATATCGCCTGTGCGATCGCCCATCGGCCGAAGCTCATCATTATGGACGAACCAACAGTCGGCATCGATCCGCAGTCGCGAAATGATATTTTAGCTTCGGTCAAAAAGCTCAATGACATGGGATGTACGATTATTTATACAAGCCATTACATGGAGGAAGTTGAAGAAATTTGTACACGAATCGCGATCATTGATCATGGAAAGATCATCGCAGAGGGGACAAAGGAGCAATTGGAAGCGATGATTACCGATACAAAAGATATTTGGATAGAAATCAGGGGCATGGATCAGCTCAACAAGCAGCATCTGCAAGACATTCCCGGGGTCAAGGCGGTGCAATGTGAAGAAAATATGATTAAAATCAGTTCGGACATCAATGTCAATAATTTAAATCAAATTGTGCAATGTCTGATCAATGACGGGGTGGAGATCCGGTCGCTCGAAGACCAATCACCGAATTTAGAAACCGTTTTTCTTACGCTGACGGGGAGAAATTTGCGGGATTCATGA
- a CDS encoding ABC transporter permease codes for MNDVIWLVKYTLKRTFRRKINFLLYFGTPLAAILLSLFAAGGNPVKEVRIGIVNEDHGRITDDTIHFLKNIDHLSVKSVKLSAVDDQITSQKVDGVLIFRQGFSESVQHGQPRPIELVSLKGAEITTFIKSYLHEYIDHLATLGRLANGNNDLFWKMYERYQHAPFRLAIHSLSDTSKQKAITYQTIGYLLMIMLMSAGNLTEIIIKEREERTYSRLLTTPIQARTYVLSNVVVNVLVITVQIIVTFVAMKNIFHIYPNVPMWQMALVLFVFSLSAIGLALITVMLANSSTSAGALQPLITVPTCMLAGCFWPVELMPKFLQKAAYFLPQRWALDLLVKLQEGRSFGSLYLHVLILLAFALTFFLIAVYKFNRSQQSGQFV; via the coding sequence GTGAACGATGTGATTTGGTTGGTGAAGTATACGTTAAAGCGAACGTTCCGTCGAAAAATCAATTTTTTGTTATATTTTGGCACGCCGTTGGCGGCAATCCTTTTGTCTTTGTTTGCGGCCGGGGGCAACCCTGTCAAGGAGGTGCGCATCGGGATCGTCAATGAGGATCATGGACGGATTACCGATGATACGATCCATTTTCTGAAAAACATTGACCATCTATCAGTGAAAAGCGTCAAGTTGTCAGCAGTGGACGACCAAATCACCTCGCAAAAGGTGGATGGCGTGTTGATTTTTCGCCAAGGGTTTTCCGAAAGTGTCCAGCACGGCCAACCTCGGCCGATTGAACTCGTCTCGCTCAAGGGAGCGGAAATCACTACGTTTATCAAATCATACTTGCATGAATACATTGATCATCTGGCCACATTGGGGCGATTGGCCAATGGAAACAACGATCTCTTTTGGAAAATGTATGAACGGTATCAACACGCACCGTTCCGGTTGGCTATTCATTCATTATCCGATACATCCAAACAAAAAGCGATCACGTATCAAACGATCGGCTACTTGCTCATGATCATGTTAATGTCAGCGGGAAATTTGACGGAGATCATCATCAAAGAAAGAGAAGAGCGCACGTATTCTCGATTATTGACGACACCGATTCAAGCCAGAACGTATGTGTTATCGAATGTTGTGGTGAATGTGTTGGTCATAACGGTACAGATTATCGTGACCTTTGTGGCGATGAAAAACATCTTTCATATTTATCCTAACGTTCCGATGTGGCAAATGGCCCTCGTACTTTTCGTTTTCTCTTTATCGGCAATCGGGTTGGCTTTGATTACGGTGATGCTGGCGAACAGCTCCACCTCCGCCGGAGCGCTGCAGCCATTGATCACCGTTCCGACCTGCATGCTGGCCGGCTGTTTTTGGCCCGTCGAGTTGATGCCGAAGTTTTTGCAAAAGGCGGCGTACTTTCTACCGCAACGGTGGGCGCTTGATCTCTTGGTGAAGCTGCAGGAGGGGCGTTCTTTTGGCAGTTTGTATTTGCATGTGTTGATTCTTCTCGCTTTTGCACTGACCTTTTTCCTTATTGCCGTTTATAAGTTCAACCGAAGCCAACAGAGTGGACAGTTTGTATAA
- a CDS encoding sensor histidine kinase — protein sequence MERLLLFYKLIVWGYAALDYISSEQRNESWFVLSSLIYFCLSLFASIVRNVRWKKGAALCSVFLVILSSAYVEPSFGLLLSLNGYELASFYIPRLWGIWVVLLVPIVWLGPSAAKLYGLVALFSLVSVTTAKRHLERMKQQEDRLDQLRNDLHRLTRSVNEYHQYIKQSEYMLQLEERNRLSQRIHDQIGHSLTGALIQMEAAKRLMDGDRNKAKQLLENAIHISKEGIEQIRMTLKQMKPPPEQMGINRVKLFIDEFSAQHHLPIPLVCKGDLDVITPIQWKVIYENIAEALTNAIKYAEATAIAVEIHVLNRVIKVEVKDNGKGATKIKKGLGIIGMEERAASVHGTVIVDGTNGFSVTTLLPIHE from the coding sequence ATGGAACGTTTGCTTCTGTTTTACAAACTCATTGTATGGGGATATGCAGCGCTTGATTATATCTCATCGGAACAGAGGAATGAATCTTGGTTTGTCTTGTCCTCTCTGATTTATTTTTGTCTCAGTTTGTTTGCTTCTATCGTTCGAAATGTAAGGTGGAAAAAGGGAGCGGCGCTGTGTTCCGTTTTCCTTGTGATCCTTTCAAGCGCCTATGTGGAGCCGTCATTTGGTTTATTGCTGTCTCTCAATGGATATGAGTTGGCTTCGTTCTATATTCCCCGACTATGGGGGATATGGGTGGTGCTGCTTGTTCCCATTGTTTGGCTTGGCCCTTCGGCAGCGAAATTGTATGGTCTTGTGGCGTTGTTCAGTCTTGTCAGCGTGACGACAGCCAAGCGCCATCTTGAGCGGATGAAACAACAAGAAGATCGTTTGGATCAACTGCGCAACGATTTGCATCGGCTGACAAGGAGTGTCAACGAATATCATCAATATATCAAGCAATCGGAATATATGTTGCAATTAGAAGAGCGAAACCGTCTGTCACAGCGCATTCATGACCAAATCGGCCATTCGCTGACGGGGGCGCTCATTCAGATGGAGGCGGCCAAACGGTTGATGGATGGAGACCGCAACAAGGCAAAACAATTGTTGGAAAACGCCATCCACATTTCCAAAGAAGGCATTGAACAAATTCGGATGACCTTAAAACAGATGAAACCGCCGCCTGAGCAAATGGGGATCAATCGGGTGAAATTATTTATTGATGAGTTTTCCGCCCAACATCATCTCCCGATTCCACTCGTATGCAAAGGGGATCTGGATGTGATTACGCCAATCCAATGGAAAGTCATTTATGAGAACATTGCCGAGGCGTTGACGAATGCGATCAAATACGCCGAGGCCACCGCCATTGCCGTTGAGATTCACGTCTTGAATCGAGTCATCAAGGTGGAAGTGAAAGATAACGGGAAAGGTGCGACCAAGATCAAGAAAGGGCTTGGGATCATCGGCATGGAGGAACGGGCGGCCTCTGTTCATGGCACGGTCATTGTCGATGGGACAAACGGGTTCTCTGTCACAACGTTGCTTCCGATTCATGAGTAA
- a CDS encoding DinB family protein: MPRAQKWVQYFLSHRHVTLELINKIDEAHYEYKPTPTSMTAKQLATHMLFSFYNFANTAKHGDPSLFRQKIEEPETNLAKLAETYTEKTRQLIESMSDDDFNRTLDFTSIFGIHIPATQLLQMAMDHEIHHKGQLFVYVRAMGHTDLPLFVKRG, translated from the coding sequence ATGCCCCGCGCACAAAAATGGGTGCAATATTTCCTTTCACATCGCCATGTCACGCTGGAACTAATCAACAAAATCGACGAAGCGCATTATGAGTACAAACCGACGCCGACGTCGATGACGGCGAAGCAGCTGGCGACGCATATGCTGTTTAGCTTTTACAATTTCGCCAACACGGCGAAACACGGCGATCCATCGCTGTTCCGGCAAAAAATCGAAGAACCGGAGACAAATTTGGCTAAGCTGGCGGAAACGTATACGGAAAAAACGAGGCAGCTCATCGAATCAATGAGTGATGACGACTTTAACCGGACGCTCGATTTCACTTCCATCTTTGGCATTCACATCCCAGCCACGCAGCTGTTGCAAATGGCGATGGATCACGAAATCCACCATAAAGGGCAGCTGTTCGTCTACGTCCGCGCGATGGGGCATACGGACTTGCCGCTGTTTGTGAAGCGCGGCTGA
- a CDS encoding iron-containing alcohol dehydrogenase: MTTLANFWLRTAIYTGSNARALVPDLFRGLGAKRVLLLSDRGLEQAGVVGKVADLFWLTPHGTGPELAGIFLDIRQDAESECVNEAARYAREVGADALLAVGGGSVLDTAKGVKYALFKGLRDIKEAIPGGLLYESFPKAQFMPIPHIAIPTTAGTGSEVSPIAVIYNEELRLKTNIIHPFINADVAVLDPDLTVGLPPKVTAFTGMDALTHAIEALASPTATALTDACALQAIRLIHDYLPQAVHDGGNIRARSEMLQASLLGITAFSFALNAIPVHNFAHAYGAMFRIPHGLANAVFLPVVMEAIPELYLPKAKRLAEALGIHDHGQAEEVLLAKAIERIRRLRDDIGLPADFADYPITDEQFAATIPAVAADPAAVSFPLPPELIRAVGERVVKLTVEKG, from the coding sequence ATGACGACGTTAGCGAATTTTTGGCTGCGCACCGCCATTTACACCGGATCAAACGCCCGCGCGCTCGTGCCGGATTTGTTTCGCGGGCTCGGCGCCAAGCGGGTGCTGTTGCTTTCCGACCGCGGTCTGGAGCAGGCCGGCGTCGTCGGGAAGGTGGCCGATCTGTTTTGGCTGACGCCGCACGGGACTGGACCGGAACTGGCTGGCATCTTCCTAGATATCCGCCAAGATGCGGAAAGCGAATGCGTCAATGAGGCCGCGCGCTATGCGCGCGAAGTCGGCGCCGATGCCTTGTTGGCCGTCGGCGGCGGCAGCGTGTTGGATACGGCTAAAGGGGTGAAATACGCCCTGTTCAAAGGGTTGCGCGACATTAAAGAGGCCATTCCCGGCGGGTTGTTGTACGAGTCGTTTCCAAAAGCGCAATTCATGCCGATTCCGCACATCGCCATCCCGACGACCGCCGGCACGGGGTCGGAAGTGTCACCAATTGCAGTCATTTATAATGAAGAGTTGCGGTTGAAAACGAACATCATCCATCCGTTTATTAATGCCGATGTGGCGGTGCTCGACCCGGATTTGACAGTCGGGCTGCCGCCGAAGGTGACGGCGTTCACCGGCATGGATGCGCTCACCCATGCCATTGAGGCGCTCGCCTCGCCGACGGCGACCGCGCTTACGGATGCATGCGCTTTGCAAGCGATTCGTTTGATTCACGATTATTTGCCGCAGGCGGTTCACGACGGCGGGAACATCCGCGCCCGCTCGGAGATGCTGCAGGCGAGTTTGCTTGGCATCACCGCTTTCAGCTTTGCGTTAAACGCCATCCCGGTGCACAATTTCGCCCATGCGTACGGGGCGATGTTCCGCATTCCGCATGGGCTGGCGAATGCGGTCTTTTTGCCGGTCGTGATGGAAGCGATTCCGGAGTTGTATTTGCCAAAAGCGAAGCGGTTGGCTGAAGCGCTCGGCATTCACGATCACGGCCAAGCGGAAGAGGTGCTGCTCGCTAAAGCGATCGAGCGCATTCGCCGCTTGCGCGATGACATCGGGCTGCCGGCTGATTTTGCCGATTATCCGATCACGGACGAACAATTTGCCGCAACCATTCCGGCGGTCGCTGCCGACCCGGCAGCGGTCAGCTTTCCACTGCCTCCTGAACTGATTCGGGCGGTCGGCGAGCGCGTTGTGAAGTTGACAGTGGAAAAAGGATGA